Proteins encoded together in one Antennarius striatus isolate MH-2024 chromosome 13, ASM4005453v1, whole genome shotgun sequence window:
- the gtf2ird1 gene encoding general transcription factor II-I repeat domain-containing protein 1 isoform X1, which produces MAQMRKLVCDGVRTNSRSDPLAPLVSARQEILTSLVSALDSVCMAMSKLNAEVACVTIHEDSVIAVGTEKGRGFLNSRREIQTDFYKFCRAQCVPNAATANAHTKEKDGDLGKASKEAEHGKPRAPPDSQSNVFVLRKMVEEVFTVLYSEAVGKSSLVPVPYEWILKDPGCVVAHGLPEGVTLKRPSEYDTKSLMKILELSHRLQFTVKRPADDLTRDPKTSADTNHNSSSTAVTPSGHAPGKTASQVAASSSPASSGSSVLSSFLYGMPMSSKPHPDGKLDFKPMSLLHLGKERASAWTDKSAAGKDGTSSEERLAGDPGQSPPGVHISKRLLFSIVHEKSEKWDSFIRETEDINTLRECVQILFNSRYAEALGLDHMVPVPYRKIACDPGAVEIIGIPDQIPFKRPCTYGVPKLKRILDERHGIRFIVKRMFDERIFTAAGKMAREEGKHDLGSAPDDTFPDVLSATPTGEPSGHAHSSRSTSACVSPLDDCDAGPSGDAPLKRIKTEPPDGDIIQVTVAGEAAPGDVSAALTKLLQPSSGHAHTFPTPDATAGGEEPSEPEPAPLAGCPPTTATTSPSAPPPHPTDNHAAEALSPAAAQSVRRSSEGRSDTVGSPAPVPSPSSRPAHSHDAAVSAGSLVEDIGEMILQLRRQVESLFSIKYAEALSLPEPAKVPYSRFQMYPEDLYVTGLPEGVALRRPNCFGANKLRKILAASSHIQFVIKRPELLAEQVKQEMPPLPVCDPELDPQDALVVPVPDDSAAVSKRPGFSEGLESKLSRIDLANTLREQVQDLFNRKYGEALGIKYPVQVPYKRIKNNPDSVLIQGLPPGIPFRKPCTFGSQNLERILAVADKINFTITRPFQGLIPKPAPRRVTLLKKAYGAISDDDDVNRMGEKVVLREQVKELFNKKYGEALGLDRSVVVPYKLIRGSPESVEVSGLPEDVPFRNPNTYDVVCLEKILQASNDVTFTVKSQLQPFAEICSQACNTGKPRPLVLSPPSSCSPSADSASPVGTNASTNRRKRKRVQESSRGPASSDLGISTNQIPVMQWPMYMVDYSGVNFQVPGKVNY; this is translated from the exons ATGGCTCAGATGAGGAAGCTGGTCTGCGACGGCGTCAGGACCAACTCCCGTAGCGATCCGCTGGCGCCGCTGGTGTCGGCCCGACAGGAGATTCTCACCAGCCTGGTCTCCGCTCTCGACTCAGTG TGCATGGCGATGTCGAAGCTCAACGCCGAGGTGGCGTGCGTCACCATCCACGAGGACAGTGTGATCGCCGTGGGAACCgagaaggggcggggcttcctcAACTCCAGGAGGGAGATCCAAACGGACTTCTACAAGTTTTGCC GTGCGCAGTGTGTGCCGAACGCCGCCACCGCTAACGCCCATACCAAAGAGAAGGACGGCGACCTGGGAAAGGCGAGTAAGGAGGCGGAGCACGGCAAACCCAGAGCCCCGCCCGACAGCCAATCCAACGTCTTCGTCCTGAGGAAGATGGTGGAGGAGGTCTTCACCGTGCTTTACA GCGAGGCGGTGGGGAAGAGCAGCCTGGTCCCTGTGCCTTACGAGTGGATCCTGAAGGACCCCGGGTGCGTGGTGGCCCACGGGCTGCCTGAGGGCGTGACCCTGAAGAGGCCGTCGGAGTACGACACCAAGTCCCTGATGAAGATCCTGGAGCTGAGCCACCGCCTCCAGTTCACCGTCAAACG ACCAGCAGATGATTTAACCCGCGACCCGAAGACCAGCGCCGACACCAATCACAACTCTTCTTCCACCGCCGTGACACCGAGTGGCCACGCCCCCGGGAAGACCGCTTCCCAGGTGGCGGCGTCgtcaagccccgcctcctccggCAGCTCTGTCCTGTCTAGCTTCCTGTATGGAATGCCAATGTCGTCCAAGCCGCATCCTGACGGGAAGCTGGACTTCAAGCCCATGTCCCTCCTCCACCTGGGCAAAGAGCGGGCGTCGGCCTGGACGGACAAGAGCGCCGCCGGGAAGGACGGCACCAGCAGCG AGGAGCGCCTGGCGGGCGATCCGGGTCAGAGTCCACCGGGGGTCCACATCTCCAAGAGGCTGCTGTTCTCCATCGTCCACGAGAAGTCCG AGAAATGGGATTCGTTCATCCGGGAGACGGAGGACATCAACACGCTGAGGGAGTGCGTTCAGATCCTGTTCAACAGCCGATACG cggAGGCGTTGGGGCTGGACCACATGGTTCCGGTCCCGTACAGGAAGATCGCGTGCGACCCGGGGGCGGTGGAGATCATTGGGATCCCGGACCAGATCCCGTTCAAGCGTCCGTGTACCTACGGCGTCCCCAAGCTGAAGCGCATCCTGGACGAGCGCCACGGCATCCGCTTCATCGTCAAACG aATGTTCGACGAGAGGATTTTCACCG CCGCCGGGAAGATGGCGAGGGAGGAGGGCAAGCACGACCTGGGCTCCGCCCCCGACGACACCTTCCCCGACGTTCTGAGCGCCACGCCCACCGGCGAGCCCTCGGGCCACGCCCACAGCAGCAGGTCGACCAGCGCCTGCGTGAGCCCACTGGACGACTGCGACGCCG GGCCTTCGGGCGACGCCCCTCTGAAGCGGATCAAGACCGAGCCCCCCGACGGCGACATCATCCAGGTGACGGTCGCAGGTGAGGCGGCTCCGGGCGACGTTAGCGCCGCGCTAACAAAGCTGCTCCAGCCCTCCTCCGGCCACGCCCACACGTTTCCAACCCCAGACGCCACCGCCGGAGGGGAGGAGCCCAGCGAGCCCGAGCCGGCACCACTTGCGGGGTGTCCCCCCACCACCGCTACGACCTCGCCCTCTGCTCCACCCCCTCACCCGACGGACAACCACGCAG CTGAGGCGCTGTCGCCCGCCGCCGCCCAGAGCGTCAGGAGATCCTCTGAAGGTAGGAGTGACACCGTgggaagccccgcccctgttccctccccctcctctcgcCCCGCCCACTCCCATGATGCCGCTGTCTCAGCAGGGAGTCTGGTGGAGGACATCGGTGAGATGATCCTTCAGCTGCGGAGACAAGTGGAGAGTCTGTTCAGCATTAAGTATG ctgaAGCCCTGAGCCTTCCTGAACCGGCGAAGGTTCCGTACTCGCGGTTCCAGATGTACCCGGAGGACCTCTACGTCACCGGCCTGCCGGAGGGCGTCGCCCTGCGGAGGCCCAACTGCTTCGGCGCCAATAAGCTACGCAAGATCCTAGCGGCTAGCAGCCACATCCAGTTCGTCATCAAGAG GCCGGAGCTCCTGGCGGAGCAGGTGAAGCAGGAGATGCCCCCCCTGCCCGTGTGCGACCCAG AGCTGGATCCCCAGGACGCGCTGGTGGTTCCGGTACCGGATGACTCAGCAGCCGTGTCGAAGCGTCCCGGGTTCTCAG AGGGTCTGGAGTCCAAGCTGTCGCGGATCGACCTGGCTAACACGCTGCGCGAGCAGGTGCAGGACCTGTTCAACAGGAAGTACGGCGAAGCGCTGGGCATCAAGTACCCGGTCCAAGTGCCTTACAAGAGGATCAAGAACAACCCCGACTCGGTGCTGATCCAGGGGCTCCCCCCCGGGATCCCCTTCAGGAAGCCCTGCACCTTCGGCTCCCAGAACCTGGAGCGGATCCTGGCCGTCGCCGACAAGATCAACTTCACCATCACCAG GCCTTTTCAAGGACTCATTCCAAAACCAG CGCCGCGGCGCGTCACTTTGCTGAAGAAGGCCTACGGCGCCATCAGCG ACGACGATGACGTCAATCGGATGGGGGAGAAGGTCGTCCTGCGGGAGCAGGTGAAGGAGCTGTTCAACAAGAAGTACG GTGAGGCTCTGGGGTTGGACCGCTCCGTCGTCGTCCCGTACAAACTGATCCGGGGGAGTCCGGAGTCGGTGGAGGTCAGCGGGCTCCCAGAGGACGTCCCCTTCAGGAACCCCAACACGTACGACGTCGTATGTCTGGAGAAGATCCTCCAAGCATCCAACGACGTCACCTTCACCGTCAAGAGCCAGCTGCA ACCTTTTGCGGAAATCTGCAGCCAGGCATGTAACAcaggtaagccccgccccctcgtCCTGTCCCCCCCATCCAGCTGCTCGCCGTCAGCTGACTCAGCGTCTCCAGTAGGAACAAACGCCTCCACTAACCGACGGAAGCGCAAGAGAgtccaggagagcagccgcggCCCCGCCTCCTCCGACCTGGGGATATCGACCAATCAGATTCCAGTGATG CAGTGGCCGATGTACATGGTGGACTACAGCGGCGTCAACTTCCAGGTTCCCGGGAAGGTCAACTACTGA
- the gtf2ird1 gene encoding general transcription factor II-I repeat domain-containing protein 1 isoform X4: protein MAQMRKLVCDGVRTNSRSDPLAPLVSARQEILTSLVSALDSVCMAMSKLNAEVACVTIHEDSVIAVGTEKGRGFLNSRREIQTDFYKFCRAQCVPNAATANAHTKEKDGDLGKASKEAEHGKPRAPPDSQSNVFVLRKMVEEVFTVLYSEAVGKSSLVPVPYEWILKDPGCVVAHGLPEGVTLKRPSEYDTKSLMKILELSHRLQFTVKRPADDLTRDPKTSADTNHNSSSTAVTPSGHAPGKTASQVAASSSPASSGSSVLSSFLYGMPMSSKPHPDGKLDFKPMSLLHLGKERASAWTDKSAAGKDGTSSEERLAGDPGQSPPGVHISKRLLFSIVHEKSEKWDSFIRETEDINTLRECVQILFNSRYAEALGLDHMVPVPYRKIACDPGAVEIIGIPDQIPFKRPCTYGVPKLKRILDERHGIRFIVKRMFDERIFTAAGKMAREEGKHDLGSAPDDTFPDVLSATPTGEPSGHAHSSRSTSACVSPLDDCDAGPSGDAPLKRIKTEPPDGDIIQVTVAGEAAPGDVSAALTKLLQPSSGHAHTFPTPDATAGGEEPSEPEPAPLAGCPPTTATTSPSAPPPHPTDNHAAEALSPAAAQSVRRSSEGSLVEDIGEMILQLRRQVESLFSIKYAEALSLPEPAKVPYSRFQMYPEDLYVTGLPEGVALRRPNCFGANKLRKILAASSHIQFVIKRPELLAEQVKQEMPPLPVCDPELDPQDALVVPVPDDSAAVSKRPGFSEGLESKLSRIDLANTLREQVQDLFNRKYGEALGIKYPVQVPYKRIKNNPDSVLIQGLPPGIPFRKPCTFGSQNLERILAVADKINFTITRPFQGLIPKPAPRRVTLLKKAYGAISDDDDVNRMGEKVVLREQVKELFNKKYGEALGLDRSVVVPYKLIRGSPESVEVSGLPEDVPFRNPNTYDVVCLEKILQASNDVTFTVKSQLQPFAEICSQACNTGKPRPLVLSPPSSCSPSADSASPVGTNASTNRRKRKRVQESSRGPASSDLGISTNQIPVMQWPMYMVDYSGVNFQVPGKVNY, encoded by the exons ATGGCTCAGATGAGGAAGCTGGTCTGCGACGGCGTCAGGACCAACTCCCGTAGCGATCCGCTGGCGCCGCTGGTGTCGGCCCGACAGGAGATTCTCACCAGCCTGGTCTCCGCTCTCGACTCAGTG TGCATGGCGATGTCGAAGCTCAACGCCGAGGTGGCGTGCGTCACCATCCACGAGGACAGTGTGATCGCCGTGGGAACCgagaaggggcggggcttcctcAACTCCAGGAGGGAGATCCAAACGGACTTCTACAAGTTTTGCC GTGCGCAGTGTGTGCCGAACGCCGCCACCGCTAACGCCCATACCAAAGAGAAGGACGGCGACCTGGGAAAGGCGAGTAAGGAGGCGGAGCACGGCAAACCCAGAGCCCCGCCCGACAGCCAATCCAACGTCTTCGTCCTGAGGAAGATGGTGGAGGAGGTCTTCACCGTGCTTTACA GCGAGGCGGTGGGGAAGAGCAGCCTGGTCCCTGTGCCTTACGAGTGGATCCTGAAGGACCCCGGGTGCGTGGTGGCCCACGGGCTGCCTGAGGGCGTGACCCTGAAGAGGCCGTCGGAGTACGACACCAAGTCCCTGATGAAGATCCTGGAGCTGAGCCACCGCCTCCAGTTCACCGTCAAACG ACCAGCAGATGATTTAACCCGCGACCCGAAGACCAGCGCCGACACCAATCACAACTCTTCTTCCACCGCCGTGACACCGAGTGGCCACGCCCCCGGGAAGACCGCTTCCCAGGTGGCGGCGTCgtcaagccccgcctcctccggCAGCTCTGTCCTGTCTAGCTTCCTGTATGGAATGCCAATGTCGTCCAAGCCGCATCCTGACGGGAAGCTGGACTTCAAGCCCATGTCCCTCCTCCACCTGGGCAAAGAGCGGGCGTCGGCCTGGACGGACAAGAGCGCCGCCGGGAAGGACGGCACCAGCAGCG AGGAGCGCCTGGCGGGCGATCCGGGTCAGAGTCCACCGGGGGTCCACATCTCCAAGAGGCTGCTGTTCTCCATCGTCCACGAGAAGTCCG AGAAATGGGATTCGTTCATCCGGGAGACGGAGGACATCAACACGCTGAGGGAGTGCGTTCAGATCCTGTTCAACAGCCGATACG cggAGGCGTTGGGGCTGGACCACATGGTTCCGGTCCCGTACAGGAAGATCGCGTGCGACCCGGGGGCGGTGGAGATCATTGGGATCCCGGACCAGATCCCGTTCAAGCGTCCGTGTACCTACGGCGTCCCCAAGCTGAAGCGCATCCTGGACGAGCGCCACGGCATCCGCTTCATCGTCAAACG aATGTTCGACGAGAGGATTTTCACCG CCGCCGGGAAGATGGCGAGGGAGGAGGGCAAGCACGACCTGGGCTCCGCCCCCGACGACACCTTCCCCGACGTTCTGAGCGCCACGCCCACCGGCGAGCCCTCGGGCCACGCCCACAGCAGCAGGTCGACCAGCGCCTGCGTGAGCCCACTGGACGACTGCGACGCCG GGCCTTCGGGCGACGCCCCTCTGAAGCGGATCAAGACCGAGCCCCCCGACGGCGACATCATCCAGGTGACGGTCGCAGGTGAGGCGGCTCCGGGCGACGTTAGCGCCGCGCTAACAAAGCTGCTCCAGCCCTCCTCCGGCCACGCCCACACGTTTCCAACCCCAGACGCCACCGCCGGAGGGGAGGAGCCCAGCGAGCCCGAGCCGGCACCACTTGCGGGGTGTCCCCCCACCACCGCTACGACCTCGCCCTCTGCTCCACCCCCTCACCCGACGGACAACCACGCAG CTGAGGCGCTGTCGCCCGCCGCCGCCCAGAGCGTCAGGAGATCCTCTGAAG GGAGTCTGGTGGAGGACATCGGTGAGATGATCCTTCAGCTGCGGAGACAAGTGGAGAGTCTGTTCAGCATTAAGTATG ctgaAGCCCTGAGCCTTCCTGAACCGGCGAAGGTTCCGTACTCGCGGTTCCAGATGTACCCGGAGGACCTCTACGTCACCGGCCTGCCGGAGGGCGTCGCCCTGCGGAGGCCCAACTGCTTCGGCGCCAATAAGCTACGCAAGATCCTAGCGGCTAGCAGCCACATCCAGTTCGTCATCAAGAG GCCGGAGCTCCTGGCGGAGCAGGTGAAGCAGGAGATGCCCCCCCTGCCCGTGTGCGACCCAG AGCTGGATCCCCAGGACGCGCTGGTGGTTCCGGTACCGGATGACTCAGCAGCCGTGTCGAAGCGTCCCGGGTTCTCAG AGGGTCTGGAGTCCAAGCTGTCGCGGATCGACCTGGCTAACACGCTGCGCGAGCAGGTGCAGGACCTGTTCAACAGGAAGTACGGCGAAGCGCTGGGCATCAAGTACCCGGTCCAAGTGCCTTACAAGAGGATCAAGAACAACCCCGACTCGGTGCTGATCCAGGGGCTCCCCCCCGGGATCCCCTTCAGGAAGCCCTGCACCTTCGGCTCCCAGAACCTGGAGCGGATCCTGGCCGTCGCCGACAAGATCAACTTCACCATCACCAG GCCTTTTCAAGGACTCATTCCAAAACCAG CGCCGCGGCGCGTCACTTTGCTGAAGAAGGCCTACGGCGCCATCAGCG ACGACGATGACGTCAATCGGATGGGGGAGAAGGTCGTCCTGCGGGAGCAGGTGAAGGAGCTGTTCAACAAGAAGTACG GTGAGGCTCTGGGGTTGGACCGCTCCGTCGTCGTCCCGTACAAACTGATCCGGGGGAGTCCGGAGTCGGTGGAGGTCAGCGGGCTCCCAGAGGACGTCCCCTTCAGGAACCCCAACACGTACGACGTCGTATGTCTGGAGAAGATCCTCCAAGCATCCAACGACGTCACCTTCACCGTCAAGAGCCAGCTGCA ACCTTTTGCGGAAATCTGCAGCCAGGCATGTAACAcaggtaagccccgccccctcgtCCTGTCCCCCCCATCCAGCTGCTCGCCGTCAGCTGACTCAGCGTCTCCAGTAGGAACAAACGCCTCCACTAACCGACGGAAGCGCAAGAGAgtccaggagagcagccgcggCCCCGCCTCCTCCGACCTGGGGATATCGACCAATCAGATTCCAGTGATG CAGTGGCCGATGTACATGGTGGACTACAGCGGCGTCAACTTCCAGGTTCCCGGGAAGGTCAACTACTGA
- the gtf2ird1 gene encoding general transcription factor II-I repeat domain-containing protein 1 isoform X6: MAQMRKLVCDGVRTNSRSDPLAPLVSARQEILTSLVSALDSVCMAMSKLNAEVACVTIHEDSVIAVGTEKGRGFLNSRREIQTDFYKFCRAQCVPNAATANAHTKEKDGDLGKASKEAEHGKPRAPPDSQSNVFVLRKMVEEVFTVLYSEAVGKSSLVPVPYEWILKDPGCVVAHGLPEGVTLKRPSEYDTKSLMKILELSHRLQFTVKRPADDLTRDPKTSADTNHNSSSTAVTPSGHAPGKTASQVAASSSPASSGSSVLSSFLYGMPMSSKPHPDGKLDFKPMSLLHLGKERASAWTDKSAAGKDGTSSEERLAGDPGQSPPGVHISKRLLFSIVHEKSEKWDSFIRETEDINTLRECVQILFNSRYAEALGLDHMVPVPYRKIACDPGAVEIIGIPDQIPFKRPCTYGVPKLKRILDERHGIRFIVKRMFDERIFTAAGKMAREEGKHDLGSAPDDTFPDVLSATPTGEPSGHAHSSRSTSACVSPLDDCDAGPSGDAPLKRIKTEPPDGDIIQVTVAGEAAPGDVSAALTKLLQPSSGHAHTFPTPDATAGGEEPSEPEPAPLAGCPPTTATTSPSAPPPHPTDNHAAEALSPAAAQSVRRSSEGSLVEDIGEMILQLRRQVESLFSIKYAEALSLPEPAKVPYSRFQMYPEDLYVTGLPEGVALRRPNCFGANKLRKILAASSHIQFVIKRPELLAEQVKQEMPPLPVCDPELDPQDALVVPVPDDSAAVSKRPGFSEGLESKLSRIDLANTLREQVQDLFNRKYGEALGIKYPVQVPYKRIKNNPDSVLIQGLPPGIPFRKPCTFGSQNLERILAVADKINFTITRPFQGLIPKPAPRRVTLLKKAYGAISDDDDVNRMGEKVVLREQVKELFNKKYGEALGLDRSVVVPYKLIRGSPESVEVSGLPEDVPFRNPNTYDVVCLEKILQASNDVTFTVKSQLQPFAEICSQACNTVGTNASTNRRKRKRVQESSRGPASSDLGISTNQIPVMQWPMYMVDYSGVNFQVPGKVNY, encoded by the exons ATGGCTCAGATGAGGAAGCTGGTCTGCGACGGCGTCAGGACCAACTCCCGTAGCGATCCGCTGGCGCCGCTGGTGTCGGCCCGACAGGAGATTCTCACCAGCCTGGTCTCCGCTCTCGACTCAGTG TGCATGGCGATGTCGAAGCTCAACGCCGAGGTGGCGTGCGTCACCATCCACGAGGACAGTGTGATCGCCGTGGGAACCgagaaggggcggggcttcctcAACTCCAGGAGGGAGATCCAAACGGACTTCTACAAGTTTTGCC GTGCGCAGTGTGTGCCGAACGCCGCCACCGCTAACGCCCATACCAAAGAGAAGGACGGCGACCTGGGAAAGGCGAGTAAGGAGGCGGAGCACGGCAAACCCAGAGCCCCGCCCGACAGCCAATCCAACGTCTTCGTCCTGAGGAAGATGGTGGAGGAGGTCTTCACCGTGCTTTACA GCGAGGCGGTGGGGAAGAGCAGCCTGGTCCCTGTGCCTTACGAGTGGATCCTGAAGGACCCCGGGTGCGTGGTGGCCCACGGGCTGCCTGAGGGCGTGACCCTGAAGAGGCCGTCGGAGTACGACACCAAGTCCCTGATGAAGATCCTGGAGCTGAGCCACCGCCTCCAGTTCACCGTCAAACG ACCAGCAGATGATTTAACCCGCGACCCGAAGACCAGCGCCGACACCAATCACAACTCTTCTTCCACCGCCGTGACACCGAGTGGCCACGCCCCCGGGAAGACCGCTTCCCAGGTGGCGGCGTCgtcaagccccgcctcctccggCAGCTCTGTCCTGTCTAGCTTCCTGTATGGAATGCCAATGTCGTCCAAGCCGCATCCTGACGGGAAGCTGGACTTCAAGCCCATGTCCCTCCTCCACCTGGGCAAAGAGCGGGCGTCGGCCTGGACGGACAAGAGCGCCGCCGGGAAGGACGGCACCAGCAGCG AGGAGCGCCTGGCGGGCGATCCGGGTCAGAGTCCACCGGGGGTCCACATCTCCAAGAGGCTGCTGTTCTCCATCGTCCACGAGAAGTCCG AGAAATGGGATTCGTTCATCCGGGAGACGGAGGACATCAACACGCTGAGGGAGTGCGTTCAGATCCTGTTCAACAGCCGATACG cggAGGCGTTGGGGCTGGACCACATGGTTCCGGTCCCGTACAGGAAGATCGCGTGCGACCCGGGGGCGGTGGAGATCATTGGGATCCCGGACCAGATCCCGTTCAAGCGTCCGTGTACCTACGGCGTCCCCAAGCTGAAGCGCATCCTGGACGAGCGCCACGGCATCCGCTTCATCGTCAAACG aATGTTCGACGAGAGGATTTTCACCG CCGCCGGGAAGATGGCGAGGGAGGAGGGCAAGCACGACCTGGGCTCCGCCCCCGACGACACCTTCCCCGACGTTCTGAGCGCCACGCCCACCGGCGAGCCCTCGGGCCACGCCCACAGCAGCAGGTCGACCAGCGCCTGCGTGAGCCCACTGGACGACTGCGACGCCG GGCCTTCGGGCGACGCCCCTCTGAAGCGGATCAAGACCGAGCCCCCCGACGGCGACATCATCCAGGTGACGGTCGCAGGTGAGGCGGCTCCGGGCGACGTTAGCGCCGCGCTAACAAAGCTGCTCCAGCCCTCCTCCGGCCACGCCCACACGTTTCCAACCCCAGACGCCACCGCCGGAGGGGAGGAGCCCAGCGAGCCCGAGCCGGCACCACTTGCGGGGTGTCCCCCCACCACCGCTACGACCTCGCCCTCTGCTCCACCCCCTCACCCGACGGACAACCACGCAG CTGAGGCGCTGTCGCCCGCCGCCGCCCAGAGCGTCAGGAGATCCTCTGAAG GGAGTCTGGTGGAGGACATCGGTGAGATGATCCTTCAGCTGCGGAGACAAGTGGAGAGTCTGTTCAGCATTAAGTATG ctgaAGCCCTGAGCCTTCCTGAACCGGCGAAGGTTCCGTACTCGCGGTTCCAGATGTACCCGGAGGACCTCTACGTCACCGGCCTGCCGGAGGGCGTCGCCCTGCGGAGGCCCAACTGCTTCGGCGCCAATAAGCTACGCAAGATCCTAGCGGCTAGCAGCCACATCCAGTTCGTCATCAAGAG GCCGGAGCTCCTGGCGGAGCAGGTGAAGCAGGAGATGCCCCCCCTGCCCGTGTGCGACCCAG AGCTGGATCCCCAGGACGCGCTGGTGGTTCCGGTACCGGATGACTCAGCAGCCGTGTCGAAGCGTCCCGGGTTCTCAG AGGGTCTGGAGTCCAAGCTGTCGCGGATCGACCTGGCTAACACGCTGCGCGAGCAGGTGCAGGACCTGTTCAACAGGAAGTACGGCGAAGCGCTGGGCATCAAGTACCCGGTCCAAGTGCCTTACAAGAGGATCAAGAACAACCCCGACTCGGTGCTGATCCAGGGGCTCCCCCCCGGGATCCCCTTCAGGAAGCCCTGCACCTTCGGCTCCCAGAACCTGGAGCGGATCCTGGCCGTCGCCGACAAGATCAACTTCACCATCACCAG GCCTTTTCAAGGACTCATTCCAAAACCAG CGCCGCGGCGCGTCACTTTGCTGAAGAAGGCCTACGGCGCCATCAGCG ACGACGATGACGTCAATCGGATGGGGGAGAAGGTCGTCCTGCGGGAGCAGGTGAAGGAGCTGTTCAACAAGAAGTACG GTGAGGCTCTGGGGTTGGACCGCTCCGTCGTCGTCCCGTACAAACTGATCCGGGGGAGTCCGGAGTCGGTGGAGGTCAGCGGGCTCCCAGAGGACGTCCCCTTCAGGAACCCCAACACGTACGACGTCGTATGTCTGGAGAAGATCCTCCAAGCATCCAACGACGTCACCTTCACCGTCAAGAGCCAGCTGCA ACCTTTTGCGGAAATCTGCAGCCAGGCATGTAACAcag TAGGAACAAACGCCTCCACTAACCGACGGAAGCGCAAGAGAgtccaggagagcagccgcggCCCCGCCTCCTCCGACCTGGGGATATCGACCAATCAGATTCCAGTGATG CAGTGGCCGATGTACATGGTGGACTACAGCGGCGTCAACTTCCAGGTTCCCGGGAAGGTCAACTACTGA